One genomic window of Anaerolineae bacterium includes the following:
- a CDS encoding Deoxyribose-phosphate aldolase, translating into MNELQEILQRAKAYLEKLPDPPAPPPNPDPKALGQWIDHTLLKPEATAEQIKQLCEQAVQYGFYSVCVNPVFVPLASGLLHNSGVQVCSVVGFPLGASAAPIKALEALDCVEKGATEIDMVMNIGALKGQAYGQVLNDIWMVREVTKRQNVVLKVILEMGLLSTEEKIIACLLAEKAGVDFVKTSTGFSSGGATVEDVDLMYRVVGRTIKVKAAGGIRTLQDAIRMIQAGASRLGTSAGVKILQEISQKE; encoded by the coding sequence ATGAACGAACTACAAGAGATCTTACAACGTGCAAAGGCTTATCTCGAAAAGCTACCCGACCCTCCAGCCCCACCTCCAAACCCCGATCCCAAGGCTCTCGGTCAATGGATTGATCACACGCTATTGAAACCTGAAGCAACCGCAGAGCAGATTAAACAACTATGTGAGCAGGCTGTGCAGTATGGTTTTTATTCGGTCTGTGTCAATCCGGTTTTTGTGCCTCTAGCCAGTGGCTTATTGCACAATTCGGGAGTACAGGTTTGTAGTGTGGTTGGGTTTCCATTAGGAGCCTCTGCTGCACCCATCAAAGCTCTAGAAGCGCTGGATTGTGTAGAAAAAGGCGCAACGGAAATTGATATGGTCATGAACATCGGGGCACTAAAAGGGCAGGCTTATGGACAGGTGCTCAATGATATATGGATGGTCAGAGAAGTAACGAAACGTCAGAATGTGGTATTGAAGGTTATCCTGGAAATGGGACTGTTATCCACAGAAGAAAAAATTATTGCTTGTCTGCTGGCGGAGAAAGCTGGTGTGGATTTTGTCAAGACCTCAACCGGATTTAGCAGTGGGGGAGCAACGGTAGAGGATGTTGACTTGATGTATCGGGTTGTCGGGAGGACGATAAAAGTGAAAGCGGCAGGGGGGATACGCACACTTCAGGACGCAATACGCATGATCCAGGCAGGCGCGTCCCGCCTGGGAACCAGCGCTGGCGTGAAGATCCTGCAAGAAATCTCGCAGAAGGAGTAA
- a CDS encoding ADP-ribose pyrophosphatase, protein MTKTVHSETVYSGKVFKVRVDHVQLDSGKVIKLDIVEHNGAIIIVPLDQEGNIWFVEQYRYAAAEQLLELPAGTLEDSEDPLSSAQRELREEIGMAAAKFTHLGEFYLAPGYSTEYSYIYLAEDLSPDPLPCDEDEMINVVKAPVEEVYQWVKTKKIRDSKTLAALLLAQPYLRK, encoded by the coding sequence ATGACAAAAACTGTTCATTCAGAAACCGTCTATTCAGGCAAAGTATTTAAGGTTCGTGTCGATCACGTTCAACTTGACTCAGGAAAAGTGATCAAACTCGATATCGTCGAGCACAATGGAGCAATCATCATTGTTCCCCTTGACCAAGAGGGAAATATCTGGTTCGTTGAGCAGTATCGGTACGCAGCGGCTGAGCAATTGCTTGAGCTTCCAGCAGGAACGCTAGAAGATTCCGAAGACCCTCTTTCCAGCGCGCAGAGAGAATTACGGGAAGAGATTGGCATGGCTGCGGCAAAATTCACTCATTTAGGGGAGTTTTACCTTGCTCCAGGATATTCAACCGAATACAGTTACATATACCTTGCAGAAGATTTATCTCCCGATCCTCTGCCCTGCGACGAAGATGAGATGATTAACGTTGTCAAAGCACCTGTTGAAGAAGTCTATCAATGGGTAAAAACAAAGAAAATTCGCGATTCGAAAACGCTTGCCGCTTTGCTGTTGGCACAGCCGTATCTAAGAAAGTAA
- a CDS encoding putative 2-oxoglutarate oxidoreductase, delta subunit, with amino-acid sequence MDQNLKPEVGLQTPEATKKKARGQVIIFARWCKGCHLCVEFCPTGVLAMGEDEIPYVAVPENCTACHWCDTHCPDLAIIVRPIDEN; translated from the coding sequence ATGGACCAGAATCTAAAACCCGAAGTTGGCTTACAAACCCCTGAAGCAACAAAAAAGAAAGCGCGCGGGCAGGTGATTATCTTTGCCCGGTGGTGTAAGGGGTGTCATTTATGTGTGGAGTTTTGTCCAACGGGGGTGCTTGCGATGGGAGAAGACGAAATTCCATATGTCGCTGTACCAGAAAATTGTACAGCCTGCCATTGGTGTGATACTCACTGCCCCGATTTAGCTATCATTGTTAGACCCATCGATGAGAATTAA
- a CDS encoding 2-oxoglutarate oxidoreductase, alpha subunit, producing the protein MTVRLMQGNEAVGWGAIAAGCRFYAGYPITPSTEIAEMLSRELPKLGGIFIQMEDEIASLAACIGASVGGLKAMTATSGPGFSLMQEHIGYAAMAEVPCVVVNVQRLGPSTGQPTSPSQGDVMQARWGTHGDHPIIVLYPTSVPEAFDLTVTAFNMAEKYRTPVILLMDEVVGHMRERFESPPLEEIQVIDRMGTDVPPEWYKPFGDTIGDVPPMPSFGSGYRYHITGLYHDPMGYPTQRLDEINPWIERVHRKINSHLEDILLYKEENLEEANTVIVAYGATARSARHAMKLARQHRHHVGLVTLYTIWPFPEELIQRVGRIARRIIVPEMNLGQLAYEVERLVGRHKVIRVNRADGEMISPQMILDALEGA; encoded by the coding sequence ATGACGGTTCGTTTAATGCAAGGAAATGAGGCGGTTGGCTGGGGAGCAATCGCTGCAGGTTGTCGCTTCTATGCTGGATATCCGATTACCCCATCCACTGAAATTGCTGAAATGCTGTCGCGCGAGTTGCCCAAGCTGGGGGGGATTTTCATTCAGATGGAAGATGAAATTGCCAGTTTAGCTGCCTGTATTGGCGCTTCAGTGGGAGGATTGAAGGCGATGACTGCCACAAGCGGCCCTGGGTTTTCGTTGATGCAGGAGCATATCGGTTATGCAGCAATGGCAGAAGTCCCGTGTGTGGTTGTGAATGTTCAGCGCCTTGGTCCAAGCACCGGTCAACCGACCAGCCCTTCTCAAGGTGATGTTATGCAAGCGCGCTGGGGTACCCACGGCGATCACCCCATCATCGTCTTATATCCAACCTCGGTACCGGAGGCATTTGACCTGACAGTTACGGCATTCAATATGGCTGAAAAGTATCGAACGCCTGTGATCTTATTGATGGATGAAGTGGTTGGACACATGCGAGAACGCTTTGAGTCCCCCCCACTGGAAGAAATCCAGGTGATCGATCGGATGGGAACTGATGTTCCTCCTGAATGGTATAAGCCATTCGGGGATACGATTGGCGATGTTCCTCCTATGCCAAGTTTTGGATCTGGATACCGTTATCATATTACCGGTTTGTATCATGACCCGATGGGCTATCCCACGCAACGATTGGATGAGATTAACCCCTGGATAGAGCGAGTCCATCGGAAGATTAACAGCCACCTGGAGGATATTCTCCTGTATAAAGAAGAGAATCTAGAAGAAGCCAATACGGTGATTGTTGCTTATGGCGCAACGGCGCGCAGTGCGCGCCATGCCATGAAACTGGCTCGCCAGCATCGACACCATGTCGGTTTGGTGACGCTTTATACCATTTGGCCATTTCCTGAAGAATTGATCCAGCGAGTGGGGCGAATTGCGCGGCGAATTATCGTCCCGGAAATGAATTTGGGACAGCTGGCCTATGAGGTCGAGCGACTGGTTGGGCGCCATAAAGTTATTCGGGTGAACCGGGCAGATGGTGAAATGATTTCGCCTCAGATGATCCTGGATGCGTTAGAAGGAGCTTGA
- a CDS encoding 2-oxoglutarate oxidoreductase, beta subunit, with amino-acid sequence MAKSEHTAYAYLRTTKKFPNIWCAGCGIGIVMGALIRAIDRIGLDKDDVAVVSGIGCSGRMPVYLDFNTMHTTHGRALAFATGLKLAQPKLHVIVVMGDGDALAIGGNHFIHAARRNINLTAIVINNAIYGMTGGQYSPTTPLEMRAATAPYGHVEPPFPICELSIAAGATFVARSTVYHAIELDKLIEKAIRKVGFSVVEAVSYCHTTYGRMNKMGSAVDMMRMLKEHSVSLAAAEKLMPEERAMKIVRGVLHDVDKPDYMTLYNQVIERAKATISGKEFLRAGPGGLE; translated from the coding sequence ATGGCAAAAAGTGAACATACCGCTTATGCCTATCTGCGGACTACCAAAAAATTTCCCAATATCTGGTGCGCAGGGTGCGGTATTGGCATCGTGATGGGCGCACTCATCCGGGCGATAGACCGAATTGGTCTGGATAAAGATGATGTTGCGGTTGTTTCAGGGATTGGCTGTTCGGGGAGAATGCCGGTTTATCTGGATTTCAACACCATGCATACAACCCATGGACGGGCTTTGGCTTTTGCAACTGGCTTGAAACTCGCTCAACCGAAATTGCATGTCATTGTGGTAATGGGAGATGGAGACGCTTTAGCCATTGGTGGTAACCATTTCATTCATGCTGCCCGCCGCAACATTAACCTGACCGCTATTGTGATCAATAATGCTATCTATGGCATGACCGGAGGTCAGTATAGTCCAACAACACCCCTTGAGATGCGGGCTGCTACAGCACCCTACGGACATGTGGAGCCGCCTTTTCCAATCTGCGAACTCTCGATTGCGGCAGGAGCTACCTTTGTGGCGCGGAGCACAGTCTATCATGCAATTGAACTGGACAAACTCATTGAAAAGGCAATTCGTAAAGTGGGCTTCAGCGTGGTCGAAGCAGTGAGTTACTGTCATACCACTTATGGACGAATGAATAAAATGGGCAGTGCTGTAGATATGATGCGGATGCTGAAAGAACATAGTGTCTCGCTGGCAGCAGCCGAAAAATTGATGCCAGAAGAACGAGCAATGAAGATTGTCCGGGGGGTATTGCACGATGTTGATAAACCGGATTATATGACTCTTTATAACCAGGTGATCGAGCGAGCAAAGGCAACGATAAGTGGAAAAGAATTTTTACGGGCTGGCCCAGGAGGATTGGAATGA
- a CDS encoding 2-oxoglutarate oxidoreductase, gamma subunit, which translates to MKAKDHNGRVEIRLAGEGGQGMILAGVILAEAAAIYDGKNVVQTQTYGPEARGGASKAEVVISNEPIDYPEVISADVLVAMSQEACDKYASNLKKDGLLIVDIDKVKRVPLTSAIKIPITRAAIESSGKAITANVVALGVLVGLTGIVSRDAIEKAILARAPKGTEEMNIKALERGFAEAEALLTVKHKA; encoded by the coding sequence ATGAAAGCCAAGGATCACAACGGAAGAGTTGAAATCCGTTTAGCCGGGGAAGGTGGTCAGGGAATGATCCTGGCGGGGGTGATTTTGGCAGAAGCGGCTGCAATTTATGATGGGAAAAATGTTGTTCAGACGCAAACATACGGTCCAGAAGCGCGCGGAGGAGCAAGTAAAGCCGAAGTGGTGATCAGCAATGAACCGATTGATTATCCTGAAGTCATTTCAGCAGATGTGCTAGTTGCCATGAGCCAGGAAGCTTGTGACAAATATGCCTCGAACTTGAAAAAAGACGGCTTGCTCATTGTTGACATTGACAAGGTCAAACGGGTGCCGTTGACCAGTGCCATTAAGATACCTATCACGCGGGCAGCAATTGAATCCTCGGGCAAGGCAATTACCGCTAATGTGGTCGCTTTGGGTGTTTTGGTTGGGTTAACAGGGATTGTAAGTCGGGATGCCATCGAAAAAGCAATTCTTGCGCGTGCGCCAAAAGGTACCGAGGAGATGAACATTAAGGCGCTGGAGCGCGGCTTTGCAGAAGCAGAAGCTTTGTTAACGGTAAAGCACAAAGCCTAG